TTGTCAAGAGATTCATAGTTTATTTCCTTCCACATTACAACCACAGGCAATGCAATTTTACTAGAACATAATTATTTACTCAGAAATTAAAAATTTGGTAGAAGGGAATACACTTGTAAGAACAGAAACATAAATCATCGTCCTTGAATACCAACTTGTCTCGGCAGTGACTGCGACATAAACGGCACTTTGGGCTACAAGCACCACTGTTTGAAGCGATCTGAATCTCCACATCTTTCTCTTTGATAGTATGGCCAGGTTCCATATAAGGATATCTTCCTAAGATGCACTTAACATGTAGAGTGGTGCGGCAATCAAAACATACGTAGAACAATAAATTTTCGTGTATTTCTTCCTCACAAACGTCACGCCAAGAGTATGGTGGTGGCCTTTCACTTTCCAGCAGTTGTTTCTTGTAGTGTTCTGTGTCAATGTATAGGTACAGTGGATGGGTATCATACTTAAATCTAACCACAGGAGGTAAGTTCAAGCATTTGAAATCCAAGTAGTAGTCTTCACATGTGGTACAAGTTGCCACAGTACTAGTTGAATCTTCACGGCAACCACAGCACAAGTTAGACTTTGTGTTATCTTCTAGTCTAAGATAGAGAGGGCATTTGTGGGTACTATGCTTGAATGGTTCGGTAAACCCACAATCTTTTTGGCAACATTGATACATAATAAAACCAGAAGTATATTGTTTGCAGACAGAACAGGTGAAAACCCCTTCGTTGATGTTCATTCGGAACCCGATGGCGATGTAACGGATGATCCATCTCCAGTGGAAGGCGAGCACATTCTTCGTGGAGGGCAAAACTGCATTCCTTGCAACCCAAGAAAGTACCCACGGCAATAGGATGGATACATGCTTCACATAGCTGCCAACATTCTTCATCTACATGGATTCTCGGTAAGCCATGTTCATGGCTAAAATGATCTACTTTCTTGTTGTCATCCATCTCTTCTAATGAAGAAACCACATCATCTTTCGCTTCCTCAAATTCTTCTCCTTCGACATCTATGCCATTAATGAAGAAACCACATCATCTTTCGCTTCCTCAAATTCTTCTCCTTCGACATCTATGCCATCCCACACTTTGGTATATGTGGCACATGTTGAATGGAGAACATAATCACATGTCTTGTCAATACAAGCATATCCTCCATAGCCAGAACTAAACCGTCCCTGGCAAACTCCACACGTGGCCTCATCATCAAGTATATGGAAAACGTGAGAAAGATAATGTGAGTGACGTGTGAGTTTTATAACTCTCGGTACGAAGATACAGCTTCTGTGGACAAAGAAATCGCATTGTAAACATCCGAACATATCAATGTCATCAGGAGTGACGAATTCACAAGCATCACAACCGACTGAGAGTTTTCTTCTAATGTAAGTAAGTGAGTGCTCATGAATCTTTGGATATGTTATTGTGAGACAGCCTTTGTGAAAATGGGATACACATAGACGACAATAGTAAGTGATTGACCTATAATCAAGCCTTCTTCCACAAACTGTGCAATGGGCCCATCTTTTATGGCATATACGTTCTTGAAGAACATGAAGTGTGTGAAAGATGGGCCCATTGCACACTTCATGTTCTTCATTGGTGTTAGTCATAGACTCATAACACCTATTTACCTCCCGTACAGGTCGAAAAGTGTGTCCATTATGTCGCAAGTAGCCTGTTCTTGGGGGAGAGGGGAGGGGGGATGTGTTTTCTCTTTTGTAAGGTTCCTAAAGCTTTAATTATGTAGAAGACAATTGAAGCACAATATTTTAGCCGTTATATCTACAAATATTTCATGTTAGCTTTAGCTAGGGTTCGACCCCTATATATTACATATGGTTGGGGTTACGTGTTCTCTACCAAGGTCCGAACAAAGAAAAGAAAAATTCTACGTCTTCGACCTATAAAGGCAAAGTCGATATGATACTTTATACCATTTTTCTTTTGTAAACTACTTAATCGTTTTTTCTTTTTAACTTTAATCGCTTCCCCAACTACTTAATAGTTTATACTTGGACTTATACTCTTCTACAAATGACACATCTGTTTTTGTTTTGTTTTTGTTCTGTGTTTAATGGGTTTTTTATTTGGATCTTTGTAATTCCAATCTGACGAAAATATTATAAATAAAAAATAAAACTAAATCAACAATATTTAACAGTCTATGATTCTATCATATACCAATTTACATTATAGATATTAGGATTTTTTTGTATTTTCGAGTTTTACATATTGCTTAGCTTTGCATGTAAAATCTGTTTTTGAATAATACCAATGCTTTCCAGTTTTATTTTTGTTTTTACATTTTAATAAATTAAGATTATAATTACATCCATATGTTTTAGGTTTTATATAATCTATATTATTAAAAGAGAAGTACCCATTTGAAAATGTTCCTGCTTCATTAATTAAACTTCCTATTTTTTTGCTTGTCTTTTTCAGTTGCATTTATGAAATATCCTAAAACGAATAAAACTACCTAATTTATTACTTATCTTTTCAGTTAAATAAATGAAATATGCTTAAATGAATTTAAACTTCCTATTTTATTATTTGTCTTTTTCAGTTNNNNNNNNNNNNNNNNNNNNNNNNNNNNNNNNNNNNNNNNNNNNNNNNNNNNNNNNNNNNNNNNNNNNNNNNNNNNNNNNNNNNNNNNNNNNNNNNNNNNNNNNNNNNNNNNNNNNNNNNNNNNNNNNNNNNNNNNNNNNNNNNNNNNNNNCAGTTACATTAATGAAATATGTGCTTAAATGAATTTAAACTTCCCATTTTATTGTTTGTCTTTTTCACTTATATTAATGAAATATCCTTAAATAAATTTGGACATAATATCATTTAATCAACCAAGAAAACTCATGAGTTATCCTTACGTACATAATTTTAATAATAGAGATTTTTAAAAACGTGCATCATTAAAATGTTACCTAAAACATGCAGAACTAATATATAACATGCATCAATAAAAGTAGAATTTGACTCATACAATTGTACGGATATTATTTTCAGTTGATTAAATTTAAAAATAATTATTTAATCAAAAAATATTTAAGTATGGCTATGTTTTTAAAAATTAAATGGTATTATTTGCTCATAACTCATTTGTCATTTGATAAATTGTTAGAAAGAAAATTTTAGCATAATATAACTCAGTTGTCATTTTCTAAATTTATGATTTTTATTTATATTTTTTTATTATTTAATTATAATATTTTCATTTTATATTTGAAAGATAAATGAATTTTTTTTCAAACAATATTTTTGTAAATGTATTTTTTAAAAAATAATCAATTAAAATTGTTATTATCATTGAATATCATTATTTTTGACATAATTTGAGTTTTCGTTACATCAAAACTTATCATATTTTAGGATAATTTTAATTTAAAATGTAATTTTCATATTTTTCAAACAAATTCTAAAAATATTTTTTAAATATTTTGTTATAATTGTTAAAAAAATATTGAGTTGCATTTCAAATAAAAAGGTAAAGATATTAAAAATATTTTAATTAAAATATGTAAAATTTAATATAGTTTTAAAGAAATGGTCAAAATAAAAAAAATTACACATAAAATAATCATGATTTTTGTTAACTGGGCAGATCATTATTTAAAAGAAAATTGCTTGTCAGATTATACAATGTAGTTATTCATGTGATTTTTGGTATGATTTAAAAGTTTATGTGTAAAAAAATAGAAATAACTAATTCATACAAGACTAAGTCATTTATCCGTTGTTCATTTAACTATATTAGCATGACTTAAAAATTCATATATGAAAAAAAGCGAACAAGTGATGCATAGCCGTTTTTATGTATTGTGTAATAAGAGGAACTCTACCTTCGGTAATATTAAGTAATAAGTAGTAGCAAAGAGTCCTTACAGTCGTGATGAACATCGCACCAACACATACAAAATATCTTTCAAGACAACATAAAGAAACCAACTCGAACCATTTTAGAGTTTGGCATCTAATCTCCTAAAATATATTATGCTTCTATATACAACATTAACCCATTCCCTCTCTTTCAGTGAGCAGAGAGGAACCACGCGATGAGCCTGAAGGATACAAGCACAATGCACAGACGTTAAGTTCAAACACCCGCTCATCACAAGCGAATGTCTTCCCGAACACGTGTGAAGAGCAGGAAACGTATCGCAAACCGCTTGAACGGCCGAAGGTGTAAGCGCAGTGCATTGGCTGATGTTGAGACTCCTCAGCTCTTCTTAACTGATGATTTCCATTGCCCCGGTTTGTTCTTCACCCCGCTCTGAGCTAGCGGGTACATGGCTCTGTCTGTTATGTTTCTGCAGTAGTATAGCCCTAATGAAAGTTAGAAGAGAGGCTTTGATATTGAAAGTTTCTTTGAATAAGTAGTTTTACCTGTAATGAGAACACAACCACACAAGTCCAGAGTCCTCAGATCTGGACAGCCATAAGCTAAACTCATGACCCCATCATCACTGATCTTCTCACACCGTCCCAGGTTTAGTGACTGCATCTGATTGCAGTTGTTCCCAATAGCCTGCACACACACTAATCAGCCACTCAATGAAAAAATGAGCAAACACCAAGTTGAGAGATAGGCAAAATCCACCTCCAAGGTATAATCAGAAACAGCATTGACACATCAACAAAGATTCAGAACTTACAGGTTTCTGCAGGACCTGGTCAGATACGCAATAGCTTTGTCGCTGAACGCTTCTAAAGGTTCAAACTTCAAAGACTCAAGAGTTGTCATCTTAGACAAATGCAACGACGAAAGATCCGAACTTTACACAAACCAGACAATAAATCAACATAACCCACGAGATGAAACCAAACACAGAACAGATGAGATTGTATCTTAACACAGAGAACAAATGATTGTGCTTTAGAGAGTCAGAGAGATACCAAGAGAGACGGAGACGAGTGAGACCAAGAGAGATGGCATCTCTCCAGCCAGAGCAAACACCAGAAGCAGCAATGACATTCCGATCATCAACAAGGGGGAGGATCCTCATGAGAAGCTCAACAGGGATATCTTTCCACTCTTTGATCGAGACTCCTTCCATATTCATCATCGTCATCTGAAAACACTGGTCAAGCTCCATGGATGTTTCTCCTACGACCATCACCATCTTTTTTTAAAAGTGAAGCGGTTTCTTGATCCCATCACCACAAAAGGATGAGAGAGAGATAAATATCTGATGTTCACCTATTCACAACCTCGAAAGTCGAAATTAAAATAAAGCCTGTGTATGTATATTTGGGAAAAATACAAACTTTCGTTTCTCAGGGGAAACAGAGCAATAAAGTTCATACCTTTGAATTAGTTTCTTCGTGGGTTTTTGCTCTGTTTCCTTTGAATTTTAATTAAAAATGTTATACACAAGCAAAGCTGCCTGCCATATAGACCAGAAGATGGATAACACGAGAAGAAAGAAACCAAACAAATTAAAAGTAAACGTGTGTGAAAGGATTCGCGACGCGTAGGCGGGTAGAATCGTATAAATTGCAATTGCAATGTTATCAATAATATTAAAAGAGAAAATTATTTCGACTTTTTCATTTTTTAGTCCAACCTATAATATAAAAACAAATATCATAACATGCCTTTATTATAGAAATAATTTAAAACTTATTACATTTTAATAAATAACCGTGAATTCCAACAATTATTATTACGACAATTGTTATCTTTTTATATTTTAGCAACCCACATTATTTCAATCACACGAATGTACAAGATATCTTGACTTTTAAAACATTTAATTTAAAATTTTGACTTTTGAAAATTTGATTTAAAAGATATAAGGTGTTTCATATCTTAATGTAGTTATACCAACATCCTTTATTATTTCTACATTATATCAAATGAGATAAAATGTTTCGAAACATAGGGTTCATGTTTGGGTATGCGAGTCTGGGTTCTTTGGATCCTAAACGTTTGACATAACTAAATATTTTAAAATTTATAGTTTAAGTTAGGGCAGTTTCTTTTTGGTTCCGGATTGGTTCGGACTGTAAAATAAATTTAATTTGAATACATAACAGGTTCGGATAGGTTTGGGTATTAGAATCCAAAAAAACACGAAGTACCCAAAACACAAAAAAGACTTGAAACATAAAAATATCTGAAATCCAAACAAATACCTGGAAAATGTTAACATACTCAAAAGATCCAAAATTTTACCCGTAAACCTAATCCGGGGAACACAAAACACCCAAAATTTTACCAACCCAAAATAAAATTTTCTAAAATTGAAATTTTACCCATAATCCCAAACTATAACCGAAAAACCCGAACCAGAAACTCAAAAATATTTGTAATGCCAAAAACATATATGAAATACCTAAACATACCTAATATACACAAATCATTCCAGGTACTTTGGGTACCCGATCGAGTCTCGGATATAACCCAAACTGGAACAGAGATTCATGGTCCAAAAAGATATTAAATAGGTATTTTGCCCATGATTCAGACCCGAACTGTGCCTGTGTTTTCGGGTTGGTTTTGGATTTAGTTTTTCAGGTCTGACAAACTGTAGAATCGTATGAAAAAATTAGATAAAAATGTACAGATAAAATCTGATATAATAATGTATAACAATCTCAAAATATTAATTCATATAAAACTTTTTTATAATCCAAAATAAACCGCGCTTAAAAGTGCGGGTCAAAATCTAGTTAATTGTTATAAATCATGGAGTGGATTGCCATTAACCAGGTCCGGTCCAAGACCGGCCCAATACCTAAAAGATGGAGAGACGGCCGAAGCCTAGAGAGAGGAGAAAGAGAGCCGACTTTAGGAGAGAGAAAGGCGGCCACAAAGCTTAGAGAAAAGGAAACCCTTTCCTTATCCTAGTAGATGTAATCTTTCCATTATTATGTATTAGTAGTTTTCCTAATCCTAGTGAGTTTAGGTTTTGGATACTTTCCATTTATCTTCATCTTGTAATCCTTATATAAAGGAACCTCTTGATCATTAATAAGAACACAGAAATATTCAGTCTCTAAACCATCTATTTACAACACGTTATCAGCACGATAGACTCCAAAACCCTGAGACAAAACCTAACCTAAAATCCGTCACACATAAACCCTAAAACAAACGCAACTTAAAATCGATCGATCCCTCCAACCCTGAGGAACCAGACGACGAGCCACATATAAAATTGAAGCTCTTGACGAGACAAATTCATCAGCGCAAACCGTTCGTCGATCCGATCCCAGACGCGCCCTCACTCGCAGAAACAATACACGGCACCGCCTTGGTCTTTTGGAACCCTAACCCCGAAGAACCCTAAATTGTTCTTGCTTGCGTTCCAGCTGATCAGCATCCGATCAGATCCAGCCCTAAGGTGTTCCTGATCCTAGACGACCTCAGATTCCAGTTTGTATCACGGTTAGCTTGAGTTCCCAATCAACCAACTCGAGACCCGATAGGTAGAAGACAGCTCGCGTCCGCGTTGCAGCTCGCGTCCGAGGTTCATCCTTTCATCTTGGAGGTCCGGTTTCTACAACCTGCAAAACAAAGGTAATCCTAAATTCTGAGAACATGAATCGAACCTGATTGTTTGTAAAGATTGAAACCCTAAAAACTAATCTCTAAGATGAAAGCCTTAAGACAAATAGATCAAACCCTAAAAGAGTAAATCGGAGCTCGAATAAGTCCGGTCCCCTAAACCATAATTCGAGATTGATCCATTGATCAATTAAAATCAAAGNNNNNNNNNNNNNNNNNNNNNNNNNNNNNNNNNNNNNNNNNNNNNNNNNNNNNNNNNNNNNNNNNNNNNNNNNNNNNNNNNNNNNNNNNNNNNNNNNNNNNNNNNNNNNNNNNNNNNNNNNNNNNNNNNNNNNNNNNNNNNNNNNNNNNNNNNNNNNNNNNNNNNNNNNNNNNNNNNNNNNNNNNNNNNNNNNNNNNNNNNNNNNNNNNNNNNNNNNNNNNNNNNNNNNNNNNNNNNNNNNNNNNNNNNNNNNNNNNNNNNNNNNNNNNNNNNNNNNNNNNNNNNNNNNNNNNNNNNNNNNNNNNNNNNNNNNNNNNNNNNNNNNNNNNNNNNNNNNNNNNNNNNNNNNNNNNNNNNNNNNNNNNNNNNNNNNNNNNNNNNNNNNNNNNNNNNNNNNNNNNNNNNNNNNNNNNNNNNNNNNNNNNNNNNNNNNNNNNNNNNNNNNNNNNNNNNNNNNNNNNNNNNNNNNNNNNNNNNNNNNNNNNNNNNNNNNNNNNNNNNNNNNNNNNNNNNNNNNNNNNNNNNNNNNNNNNNNNNNNNNNNNNNNNNNNNNNNNNNNNNNNNNNNNNNNNNNNNNNNNNNNNNNNNTTGATGATGTGATTCAGATGTTGAAAATCTCAAACAGAGACTATGCGGCCCTTAATCTTTCCGGAGATAACTACTTGCAGTGGGCGCTAGATACAAATATCAGTCTAAGGTCAAAGGAACTTGGTGATACTATCATCAAGGGCAACAATGAGACCGATAAGAATCGGTACATGGCTATAAGTATTATACGCCATCACCTCATTGAAGATCTAAAAGATCAGTACATCATGATGGAAAATCCACTAGAACTTTGGGATGCTTTACGGCATAGATATGATCACCAGAAAACGGTGTTACTTCCAAAGGCTAGAAACGACTGGAAGAATCTCAGATTCTTGGATTATAAGTCGGTGGATGAGTACAATTCAGTCTTATTTAAGACAGTCTCGATGCTGAGACTTTGTGGTAAAGTAGTAACCGAAGAAGACTTACTTGAGAAGACTTACTCTACATTCCATTCATCGAATGTGATACTGCAACAACAGTACATAATGAAAGGCTTCGCCACATATACTAATCTGATCTCGTGCCTTCTTCTGGCAGAGGCAAACAATGAGCTCCTGATGAAGAACAGTGAAGCTAGACCTGTTGGAACAGCACCATTACCGGAAGCTAATGAGGTTGAAAAGAAAGAACCCAACGAGTGCAATTACGTCCAAAACAATAAGAGATCACACGGCAATGGCCGTGGTGGTTACAAGGGGCGTGGCAGTGACAATTACTCGAACAGCGAGACAAATACTCGACCGACCGGAAAGGAAACCACACGTGGTTCCAATTATGGTCGTGGCCGAGGTAGTTATGGCCGTGGTCGAGGTGGCATATCCAAACCGTCTTACTAGACCAAATCCGTTTGTCACAGATGTAGAATGGGAAACCATTGGGCCAAGAACTGTAGAACCCCTAAGCACTTATGTGAGCTCTACCAAGAAAGTNNNNNNNNNNNNNNNNNNNNNNNNNNNNNNNNNNNNNNNNNNNNNNNNNNNNNNNNNNNNNNNNNNNNNNNNNNNNNNNNNNNNNNNNNNNNNNNNNNNNNNNNNNNNNNNNNNNNNNNNNNNNNNNNNNNNNNNNNNNNNNNNNNNNNNNNNNNNNNNNNNNNNNNNNNNNNNNNNNNNNNNNNNNNNNNNNNNNNNNNNNNNNNNNNNNNNNNNNNNNNNNNNNNNNNNNNNNNNNNNNNNNNNNNNNNNNNNNNNNNNNNNNNNNNNNNNNNNNNNNNNNNNNNNNNNNNNNNNNNNNNNNNNNNNNNNNNNNNNNNNNNNNNNNNNNNNNNNNNNNNNNNNNNNNNNNNNNNNNNNNNNNNNNNNNNNNNNNNNNNNNNNNNNNNNNNNNNNNNNNNNNNNNNNNNNNNNNNNNNNNNNNNNNNNNNNNNNNNNNNNNNNNNNNNNNNNNNNNNNNNNNNNNNNNNN
The DNA window shown above is from Brassica oleracea var. oleracea cultivar TO1000 chromosome C3, BOL, whole genome shotgun sequence and carries:
- the LOC106332565 gene encoding F-box protein SKP2A-like isoform X1, producing the protein MVMVVGETSMELDQCFQMTMMNMEGVSIKEWKDIPVELLMRILPLVDDRNVIAASGVCSGWRDAISLGLTRLRLSCSDLSSLHLSKMTTLESLKFEPLEAFSDKAIAYLTRSCRNLVCAGYWEQLQSDAVTKPGTV
- the LOC106332565 gene encoding F-box protein SKP2A-like isoform X2, producing the protein MVMVVGETSMELDQCFQMTMMNMEGVSIKEWKDIPVELLMRILPLVDDRNVIAASGVCSGWRDAISLGLTRLRLSCSDLSSLHLSKMTTLESLKFEPLEAFSDKAIAYLTRSCRNLLLGTTAIRCSH